The following nucleotide sequence is from Cucumis melo cultivar AY chromosome 1, USDA_Cmelo_AY_1.0, whole genome shotgun sequence.
CAAGACAAGAATTAGCCTGAACAACAGCGATCGAGTAATCACCAGAGGCATGAGGCTTCAATTCCGAGTGCCAGAGCAATCCATCACCGCTCCACCGGCCAAGAAACCGCTCGAGCGGCCGGAAACACGACCTCAACATCATGGGTTTCAATTAAAATCACAATCAAAGAGTGAATATGATCAGAAAATGGAAGAAAGTGAGGAAATGAAGATATGGGACTTGATGGGTATGTTTGAATATGAGATGGGGATTGTTGAAATTTAGGTTAATGGGCATGAAAATGTTTGAGAGAGAAAGAGGAGAAGAGGCAGAGTGGGGTTAAAGGGGAGAGGGGAAAGTGGGAAAAGAGAAGAAGTAGTATCGCGTAAGTGGAAGGAAGGAACAAAGGAAAACTGAAAATGGCAACCATTTTCATACTCTTCCGCGTAAATAAAGTgtccattttttctttttctttattttccttttgccTTCTTCCTCATTTTAATGACATTTGTTGACTTTTCATCTTCCTTTCGCTATTTCCATCCTTTTTAActttaaacaaaaacaaactaaGTTTTAGTTTCGTTTGTTTCTATAGAATACAAGAGTttagttttaagttttaaaatctaACTTGGTTAGTAtcataaatcattttagatcaaAGGGTAcaattgacattttaaaataacaaaatcaagAAGAAGTTGTCCCAACCCAAAGTCACACTTGAAACCTCGTATATAACCTGAGGAAGACCCCCGATCGAGGTTAACCTTCATATGAGGTAACCTAGACTTTTGACTTCTTATGTTATAATTCTGTTACTGGTTAGACATCAAAGTCTCTTTCTTTGTTTTGCGGGACCTCTCTTCCTCGAATTACAAATTAACAGTTGGTTTCACATGAGGGTCAGGTACATTTTCTTTTAGCCAAAATTTGGTTTCAAGAGAATTTCactattttcttttcatcattGTTACTTAAATTAAGGTAAAATTATAACATTGAAAAATTTAGAgatcaaactaaaataaaactCGGAATTTAGATTGCAAACGTAAGATTTTAAAACCAAAAGACTAAATGGAAAACCAGTTCAAAACTTAGAAAATAAAAGAGTACTTTTGTTGTTCCCTTTTCTTCCTTATTAGTTTTAATAGATCGTTACTACTTACATACTATTGTCATTTGAAACCTTAATTTAAATACATGGTAAATAACCTCGAAAACGTAAAAACATATATCGAACTGAgatgtttatagtttaaatCTCTCTACCTCTTAATCATGCATAAATGATATATTTACGAAACTTTACACCAATGAATGATTATTTATGTCATTTAACTTGCGAAGTTAGCTTCACCTAAAAAATCACTTTTTTAAGTCTTGATATAATATGTAGACCAAAGTAAATGTTTAATTAGGAATGTTATGAAAAGCATATACATATGTAGTCATATACAATTGTTGTATcctataatatataaaatggGAAACATTCATAATTGTCACAATCAAAATTATTCACAAAATCAACACAATCAATACCAAAGATCATTTAATTTTCCAACCTAACACTAAGACACATTTTAATAACAtaatcacttttttttaaaaaaagaatctCATGACTCAACAATTAAGAGAGTAACTCAAAAGATTATGCTTAATTAACTTGAATTATATTCCTAATTAAACTCTCAAATAGAAACTTCATATTATTAATATGTGAATCATATAGAGATATAAtgtgattttaaaaattatgttggattattctttattttttatatttgaaatgttatttaaaaaaaaaaaagtattttgacattttatagaacaatttctttagggtatatatctaatatatttttatgagtattttatgttttttttttaataacatgtttttaatataaatcctctttttttatttaataaaaaattgtttaaattaaataGTGAGAGacaaattttatattaattcaTTCTAAGACTTTTTAAATTGGAATGTTTGATTGAGTTCCTAAAATTTTacattcaacatttttttaataattttgtttttattttgattttatttagaAGTTTAATGTTATATTATATCGATTTGTAATATAACTCATTGTATATATCATCTATACAATTTAAATATAGTTCAATTAGTGAAAAcgttgaaagaaaaaagagtttaaaaccttcTTCCTTTTTGTTGTTctactaaataataaaaaagaagattaaattgtaaatttggTTCTTAtcgaagaaaataaaaaattaatttcttaattctataattaaaattaaaatcgaGTTTTATCCAatcataaaaattaaatttcaagtcttttaggaacaaaaaaaaaaggtaattggaacaaaaaattataatttaattgacCTAATTTTGGGCAGAGCATTTTTGAATGTTGAAAAAGGTTAGTCTTTTAGGAGAGAATTTGAATTAAGTGAGAAAAATTGAAAtgttcctctctctctctctctctctctctcaaattaAATTCCCAATTGCACcttattattatattcttttaattattttattaattaacttaattaatacaCTAATTAAGCATCAACTTTTTGGAAAACTATAATTAATTTCACAAACAAATAAATCCCCTTTTTCTCCATTATACACCAATTACAAAATTTccattatattaaaaaaacaaaataaacttttttttttgacttggtccatttagagagaaaaacttcattctcttaaaaaaaacatttaagagagagagagaaaaaaaaagcttaGTCCCCAAGTTATGATTTTGTGTACAATAATCATCAATGATTATTAAGGGAAAGAAAAAGTTGGAAACTTAATATGAGAAGTAaatgcatttttttaaaaaaaaagaaatggagTTACCAAAAATCAAGCAATTGATAAGAACAAAAATATTATAAGATATTCTTTGCAAATAATATTCACATTAACATTTATTAATACATTTTAAGATAAGTTCAAATCTTATGCTTCTTTAGTTTCATATTTATTGGCATTTTAGTGTTTGACCTTCACAAATATTGTTTTCAATTCTCATATTAATTTCTCTTAgatttaattacaaatttttttGTATGGTTTATTTCAATTTTGAACTAAAACTCATAAGTATTGTTCAATAAagtcataaattttaaaatttgaatttattaaatcttttaactttgaaaaatatttaagttttgaattttgtgttttaTAAATCGTAAAAATCGTTTGAAGGAAGGATTGGATTATGGAGGACTAATGTTATAAAAGGATGTTTTCTATAtgaaaactttattttttaataacttCGTAGAGACTTTAAAAGTAGATTTgacctaaaaaaaaaattaagtataaTGTGAATGAACGATAAAGATGTTGTTTTGTTTCTTTGGAGATAAGGGGACCATTGTTGTGTATTGACCAATGACTCAAAGAGAAATAGGTTAGCcattgaattttgaatttgagTAGGTGAGTCTAAATGAGATCAAAATGTTGTCTACTATTCTTTTTGTatctttttctctaaaaaaaactaaaactttttgtatttatattttagttttgCTTCGATTCCTTTACTTTCAAAACTGTCCATTCGAtctttatattttcaattttaattcatttaGGTTAcgtactttttttttcattttaatctctttatttttatttttaatttagttacatcATTTTTAAGGGATCAAAATGCTCACTTTGtaatcaaaataaatcaaacttgAAATTATAAGGAAGATTTAGGGCGAAAGTGTTTGATTATAATAGTTGAGTTATGAGGTATTTATCTTCAAAGACAAATTTTCAAAagctttattatattttctttctccAATGAATGGCCAATCATTGGCTGTAGTTTTCATTCATTCAATATTCGTCTCTTTTAATATTCGTCGTGTTAAttcatattttcatttttcttctctacTTTTTACCTTTGTCGAAAAACTtcgatcaaatataaaattacaTGAAACCatgaaaaagaagagagagttGTGGAAGCAGTCAAACCTCTTTGGCTATTAAAATTGCCACACAATTTGGAGTCAATACAGGACCTTAAAAGGATACAAGTATGAACATCATCAACTACAGAAGTATAAAAGATTAATACCACAACTTCGAATAATAAAGTCTCTAAGTTTTCTACACAGACATGAAATCCGAAGTTGCGAAGCGTGTTAGAAAATATTGGTTGATGGTGAGATATGTTGTCGACAATATGGGCATTCTCCACAAGTTCTAATCCATCGGTCCAAGCAAGCATGGTGAAATTTGTGCTCACAAGGTAAATGGATGAGCTTATCTCCATCTGTGAAACTCTCTAGACATATACTACAGTCTGTTGAGGTTATTGTCATCACATCGTCATCGATGATACGATCTGTATTGATAAAAACCTCAAGTTGTAAGCGGTTGATTGCATCCTGGGAAAGACCAGGAGGCCTCTTGCTAGGTACAGCTACTAATCGCATCCTGTCAGCATCGATGAGGGATATCCTCTGCGATCGACTTGTTGAGATTTCTGGATTTCCATTTGATGCTTCGACAAGTGCGTTCCTGATGAATAAACTAATTCGGTTAGCAATACACTACAGCGCTGGGATCTATTCTAGCTTTCAACATTCAGATGGTGACCCAGTAACAATTTATCTTTAAAAGTATAGGACAGAACTTGTTGAAACTTTACAAGTTTATTAGAATTGGATCCTATTTCCTGAGTATACAATACAAACCAAATCCCTATCAACAAAAGAAAACCATACAAATTGATTCATACCACAGCATATGTTTACGAGCATTCTTTTAAGTATTCAAAATCAACTTTGATTATATAAAAATCAAGTTTAAACGTGTGAAATCAAGcattaaattgatttttgaaactttgaatgACTAAAGATGACATGTCTCAGAGTGATTATGATCCTGAGAAAAGTGtttctaacaattttaagaTTGCTTCCAAACATGCCCTTAAAACTAGAGAGATAGCATGGAACATTCTAATTGAAGTCACAAAAGTTTTCTGAATAGTGATGTGAAAAACAAAGACATGACAATAGGAACTGACCTGCTCGTTGGAGAAGAGGCACCTCTCAATCTCTCGAGAAGCCTTTCTCTAGCAAGTAAAACAGATCCTGGCAATCTGGAATCCCCACTTAACCCAGACCTCAAGCTATTCTGAGTATTTCCATTGATATTATT
It contains:
- the LOC103495299 gene encoding probable E3 ubiquitin-protein ligase RHY1A gives rise to the protein MTSASELFYCRRYRFGRTDSDLGLDSEPPDRNLQYQRRHHGHNANHRRDLNSCGDFRRSSLQERRQSPRFFNPLSVDRSPAQSDSATSVGSRNNINGNTQNSLRSGLSGDSRLPGSVLLARERLLERLRGASSPTSRNALVEASNGNPEISTSRSQRISLIDADRMRLVAVPSKRPPGLSQDAINRLQLEVFINTDRIIDDDVMTITSTDCSICLESFTDGDKLIHLPCEHKFHHACLDRWIRTCGECPYCRQHISPSTNIF